The proteins below come from a single Miscanthus floridulus cultivar M001 chromosome 1, ASM1932011v1, whole genome shotgun sequence genomic window:
- the LOC136465118 gene encoding uncharacterized protein: MEPLVEENKKLKEARNLLEKNIQRAQRERDLAEFNVQDLEYQKGVLTEKLAAVFEQVRSQSEQLVAVSGQLKSASEQLERKTEQLYSVSKQKAEQDTELGQMCQAIDQLRQEKAKETERADKLASVLKGEFLLVGITVEEAKVQKENFDAVIATIKPVLDYVDLELATQHDGRRQRPDTIIQRCKAAWENFKTFNHDAITTFATHVLTVVRSHYPTIGL; the protein is encoded by the exons atggagccccttgttgaggagaacaaaaaactcaaggaggccagGAACCTCTTGGAGAAGAATATCCAGAGGGCCCAACGCGAACGAGACCTTGCAGAGTTCAACGTGcaggacctagaataccaaaagggggtctTGACCGAAAAGCTAGCAGCTGTGTTCGAGCAGGTGCGGAGCCAGTCCGAGCAGCTAGTCGCCGTCTCCGGCCAACTGAAAAGTGCTTCCGAGCAGCTAGAGAGGAAAACCGAACAACTTTACAGTGTATCCAAACAGAAAGCAG agcaagacactGAGCTCGGCCAAATGTGCCAGGCTATCGATCAACTTcgccaggagaaggcaaaggaaacaGAGCGGGCGGACAAACTTGCTTCAGTgctgaaaggtgaattcctccttgtcggaattactgttgaa gaggccaaggtccaaaaggagaactttGACGCTGTAATCGCTAcaattaagccggtgcttgactACGTCGACCTGGAACTGGCCACTCAGCACGACGGCAGGCGGCAACGTCCcgacaccatcatccagaggtgcaaggcagcatgggagaactttaaGACCTTCAACCACGACGCCATTACGACTTTCGCTACCCACGTCCTCAcggttgttcggtcccattacccgACCATCGGCCTTTAG
- the LOC136465125 gene encoding 31 kDa ribonucleoprotein, chloroplastic-like: MVSLPLLSSSTHAAPLLLHASRCLPLAPLVASSDAVEWADKEEEEEEAKEAFDEEAGEVEEEVLASGDEGEGEYAVVEPPEEAKVYVGNLPYDIDSEGLAQLSDQAGVVEVAEVSRTRLTP; the protein is encoded by the coding sequence ATGGTCTCCCTCccgctcctctcctcctccacccACGCCGCGCCGCTCCTCCTCCACGCCAGCCGCTGCCTGCCGCTCGCGCCCCTCGTGGCCTCCTCCGACGCCGTCGAGTGGGctgacaaggaggaggaggaagaggaggccaAAGAGGCCTTCGACGAGGAGGCTGGGGAGGTTgaggaggaggtgctggcctCAGGCGACGAGGGTGAGGGGGAGTACGCCGTGGTCGAGCCGCCCGAGGAGGCCAAGGTCTACGTTGGGAACCTCCCCTACGACATTGACAGCGAGGGACTCGCGCAGCTCTCCGACCAGGCCGGCGTCGTTGAGGTCGCCGAGGTGAGCCGGACGCGTCTCACCCCCTAA